Genomic segment of Falco peregrinus isolate bFalPer1 chromosome 5, bFalPer1.pri, whole genome shotgun sequence:
GAATTCCCCAGCAGATTAGAATAACCAGAGGTGTGACGTGTTCTTGAGCAAATGGgataagttgttttttttttttttttcatttcagctcagGAATGTCAGTTCACGCTTTAATCACGTTTCTCTTGCACTGGCTGTCACCAGGGGATCACAGAGGGCTCTACAAATACACAGGTCCCTGCTCTCCTAGGAAGGGCATGCCGAGACACCAACGCCAGAAACGGAGAAACTAGGCAAAAAAATACTTATGTGGGGTGGTTGTAGCTGTGATAAATCTGTGACTGACAGCTCTACTTCTGACCAAGATACTAAGCTTCCTCTCTGGTCCAGGGACAGCCACTTCAATTCACCTGACCTATTTCTGGAGGAGCAGTCACCTCCTCCAGCATCTCCCCCTCCATCAGGCACCAAGGGAGCCCGGAGTAACTTGCATGAAGTCACTGCATTTTGCCAAACGGGTCCCACCACTGGGTTTAAGTCTCCAATTTTCAGCAATTTCAGACAATGGATTCTGCAGGAGGTGGGATGCTTTATGGGTGCCTGAAGCTTCAGCAGGTTCTGCACATAAACAGCAAGTAGGTCCTCACCCTCCAGTGACAGTAATTTACCAAGATTCAGCAACACGCAGCATCCAGAGgtattttcattaagaaataccacagaaaggtggtggtttttttttttttttttccacagtgtaTGCAGTCTGAAGCTCTGCAAATGACTAAAAGCTAGGAATGAGGGCAGATGTCTGTAAGATGGTGTAAGCCCTCATCTTCCAAAGTCCTTGCCTTCCTCTGAAACACCAAACATCAACCGCAGGGAGAGACGATGTCAGGCtgtccagcagctcctctggctACAGCATATCCCAAGCCCGAGTCTCTGATGTGCATTTCAAGATCTGCACTTACAACATTACAAGATGTCCCAGAAAGCTGGGGCAGCGTCAGCAGCAAACACAGGGTCTTCACGCAGATCCCACTGACACTGGCAACGGGGTCATTTTTACTGGTGCAAAACCGCGCAAGGTATTTATATGAGCCTCTAAATCTGGACATCCCTACACAGCAGGTGATTTTTGTCCTACCTTGCCCTCGGCTCTGAGCCACGTATCACCACAGGAGGGGAAAGACACCTCAAAGTACCCGAGTTTCTGAAAACGCTGGAAGCTGCTTCTCTGGGGACTAAGGGCGCTCAGTGCCTCACAAAGTCAAAGCCCTTCCCCGTATTCACCCCCACCGCACGCAGGCAGCCGGCAGATGCACAGGGGGAGAATGTTCCTGCTGTTAACGCTCACTTACCTAGAGAGGGACACGAACCTTCCTCAATTCTGGCGCTGGTTGGGTGGGGAAGTTTGGACAACTCAGTTGTCCCGTTTCCCATCAAATAACAGGGGTAATATTTAAGATTCCTTGCAAAGTACTGAGAGATCTGCTTGTAAGGAAAATTCTGCATAAGAAATGGGGATTATTTGATTGCAGGAAGAAGCCCATCATCCTACAGAGGACCATTCCAAAACCTTGGTGCTGCTGAGATTCACATTCAGCCCTCCAAGAGACCTTTGTGCAAGGACAAATGTGAGGTGTCTGTGCAGCAGTGCGAGAAGAGATGAGACGCTTTTCTCACCTGCCATCCTGCCCTGAGGAGTGTGTGCGCCTCCTacagaaagaaaccagaaaagcagagttCGAGGAGCAATTTAAGACAGAaaccctcccctgcccccaaatCTAACTCCCCACCCCATGAGGGAGATGTTCTACTTAACAGCTGACACTTCTCCCAGCAATAATTAATCCCATCAAAGCTTCGTCTGCTTGCTCCCAGGagagatttaattaaaatcGGTCATTAGCATTCCAGAGCATAGGGCAGCCTGCTGAGATAGGCAGCACGAAGAGGAAGGGCTGCTGCCTGATGCCAGCGAGGGCCGGGGCCGAGCGCTGTTCTCACCTGTACCTGGGCTGCTCAGAGGTCTCCGAAGGGGATCGCTCGGGAACAGAGAGGGATGTCGAAGATAGTGTTGTGGCTATGGAGGCTGTGGTAGCTTCTTCAAAGGAAGGAGGTGTGCAGGGTAGCAGGTCTGGCCTGCCTGCTGGCCCGGCGcgcaggagggatgcaggaagaaaaaaagacatgtaGGTCAAACACCAACACCTTACCTATATCAGCCCTGTGAGAGGCTGATCCACCCGCACACCCTCACTGGGACCGGCCACTTCAAACCACAAACAGGCCAGTTTAGCTGGGTTCAGGAACACAGCACCTTCTCCCAGGGCATCCTCTAGGGAGAGTCAGTAAGCACTATTTCCAGCATGACAGACAAGACGCTACAGGAAACATAATGCCAATGAAGAGATCTCACTGGTAACCAAAGCTGGATTAAAGGCTTGGATCGCAGAGATAAATATCCAGGTGAATTAAGAGATGAATTGAGTGCTCACTGCTTTGCACGGGTAGAAATCCATGCACTCGAGGAGCCTGTCCTTTGCCACTCATCTGTAAATCCAGCCCAGATGGAAGTGATGAAAAGGCAGCACAGAACCAGGCCATTCACTTTTTCCCCCAGTGGCAAGATCTTGCCCCTTATAACTGTCCAAACACCACCACTAGAGTCCTGCAGTTCCTagtcatccccccccccccccgcctttttcttttaaagggtGGAAAATTCAACTTTCGGATTACATTTGGGCTATGACTGCTGGTGCCAGTTGGCAGCGGCTGCCTTGCAGCAGTGACGCAAGCAACCATTTTTACTGCAGAACCATACAGTGCTGCAAAGAAGGGATTTGGTCTTCTTCGATGCAGAGGCATTGCTTCCCCAATCAACTAACTGCTGGTGCTGTGACAAAACAATATACTCTTACCTTCTCCCCTGTCCTGGTTAAGTTTAGCacctgcaaagcacagcaagacATGCAATGAAGAGCAATCCGTCAAGGAAGACACGGTTGGTGCACAGTGGGGAATTTGGCGAGAGCAGGGGAGGATCCTAAGGAACTGCTAGGAAAGAGAGGGTGATCACACACTCATCGGCCACCAAACGAGACCATTACCTTCGTCATCCAGCGTGGGGTAACTCCTGGCCGCACGAAGATCATACTGCGTATCGTCCTTTTCGGAGGGAAGCTGGCTagctgaaaatgcagctgtggGACCAGCCGTCTTGACAGCTAGCAAGGCACTGCGCCCTTTCTTGGAGGGAGACGACTTCAGAGCTTGATGGGAAGAGTAAATGAGAAGCGGAAAATTACCACCAAAACCTACTATGACACCAAAGGCACTTCTCCCTTCACGGGGAGAGGCTTCTGCCCTccgacacacacacacacacacgctctGCAAGCGCCACCTCCAAAGGGCTGAGCTGGAGTCAGGCTGCAGGGTGAGCTCCTGGGGGGGTGTCTGAGCAGAACAAAGCAAGCTGTGACAACCGACGGGCTTCGCAGTTCCCCAGCTTTGCTCCGTATTACAGTGGAAAAGCCTGCTCAGATTCCAGCCTCGAAACTCTCCACATGGACTGAAGCAGCAAGATGGAGATAAGGCTTGCCTCACATCACAAGGGCAACGACAGCTCTCAGGCTAGGTACTTACAGGAATTCTTTCGAAACACTGTGTTGGTCATGAATTTGAAGAACCTCTCTGCATAAAAGCTGGGTCTGTGTACCGACACCGTGTCCtacaaaggcaaaaagcaattgtttaattttaaaattatcccTCAAGGCAGAATTTCTGTAACAACCAAGGCAGTCTTTTTTATCCCAACACTTAGCACTGACAGAGCCTTAAAATGGAAAGGCTTAACTGAAATGATCTGATTAATGCTATAAATAAGCCTGAGGCATTGCCTTTGATTTGATTGCATTTGATTATATTCTTGCTGTAATTTTATAATGGATTTTGGTGATTTTATTCCTTTGTAGACttcctgggttttttaaatattagccCAATTACATACATGAAATTTCTTCTGGCTTTGCTGGCTGACATTCAAAGCACACCTGGCTACCTTTGTGTATGACGCAGacaccaaaattcagccgagGGTCTCCACACATTTCaaaagttttgtgctttttgtttaaaatagtaAAACCGAAGCTGTGTCTGCTTCTGACATTCTACCGTGCTACCACGACTTGGCACCTACCCATCTCCTTTGCCTTAATATTTAAGGGAAGCTAGGCTATGCCATGCTGAAAAACAGTTTCCACATCCAAGGCTGCTGCTTTgtaaacatctgcctgctgcaggagacAAGACAGCAGGGTAACACTGAAACGGATTTATTAACAGATAGCTTACTGAAGTGGAAACACAGTCAATCACCAGAGAGAGAGCAAACACAGGGCTCCTCGACACATACACGACCGCACGCACCTTGTGCGTACAGCTCCTGGTAtcgtggggaggggggaaacgACAgatgggagcaggggagggaagCTGGTAGCACGGCAGCTAAACATGCGAGGAGGTGGAGTGAGCAAGAAAACCTGATTGGGAATAATTGGCACTACACCCCTGTGGAGGCATAAGAGGCAAGAACTATCCCTTTCATCTGCTTCAACTGTGCCAGTTCAGGCACTATAAATAGCGAGGTAATCGGCAGCAACTAGCACGCATGAAACCAAGGCAGGTAATCCTGCCGAGGGCCGGACAGTCCCTGCCTCGATACAGGCACTCACCCCGTCATGGACCAGGGCCTTCCAGGTATGTTCTAGCTTCTTGATGAACCTAATTCCAGGggaaaaatggagagaaaaagagagacagatTCAGGCACATGCTCTGTATCTAAGCCACCTTTCATCCCCCACACAGGAGAGATCACAGAGCTGCTAACAATTCCTCCTTCATCTGGAGTGTTGCTCACGGAGCTGCTAACAATTCCTCCTTCATCTGGAGCGTTGCTTTCCTCCAGCCGAGAGGTCAGCCGAGCACGCCGGCATCTCTGCAGTCAGGTCAGGACTGCCTGGCAGCCCGacagggaaggaggagctgggctggaagaCGGACAGAAAACCACCTTCCACCCCGGAGAGATGCTACCCATCCCAGGCACCGGGACGGGAAACTTCTTTATAAGCAACTCATTCTATCTTCGAAAAAAAGGCTCTGTGCCACCAGCTATTCTAAGGACAAGATAAAAATCCACGGCCCCCAACTGGCATCGACAGACAGCTTTAGGCAGCCTGCCTACTCATGATCAAACTGCTTCGGAGaagaaaatctttctgctttcattcaGTATAAAGAAGATGTTAAAGGACAGACAGCTTCAAAGTTACCTACCTGTACGACTGAAGGATATCTATGATTCCTACGTGCAGCAGGAGACGCTCTCCTTTGCCGTTCACTGCTGGGATCCCTCCCATCCTgcaggcaaaacaaaacctcagcGAGTGCAGCCTCAAAAAGAGCAGCCGTAACACCCCCGAGACCTGCGGCAGGGTGGATGGCAGTGCTGAAAAGAGGGCTCTGATGCGGTCGGGCAACGCGAAACCTGCAAAAATGCTTTGTGCACAACCACGGGAAGTCACCTACTGCCACGGGTCATCTCCTACACGGTGCCTCCAGGGTTACTGCCTGCCCCAGATGGCCAAACGCCAGCTATCAGGGCAGGACCTGTGTTGTGTGGCAACAGCTCTCTACCTGGACCAGAAAACACCACATAATTTTTTCTTAGCTACAGGACATTTTGTTCCGGGGATCAGGTTATTTATCAGGTCAGCGTGAGCTGTCTGCCTCTTAGAGCAGGAAACTTGTAAGGAGGAGGGTATTTCCAGTCCCATCCACGCTAATACCAGTCCTGCTGAAGGTGCAGCAACCACTAGCACCAGCACACAACAAAAGCATGCAGGTATCAGGCAGGCCACTGCAATTAATGACGCTGCTTCAAAGAATGGAAGCACCAAAGTATTATCCCAGCTCCACCGTGACTGATCCTCCATCAAAACTGGAGAAGCTGGTTTCAGACAGCAACAAACAGCAAACTCCACCATTTGTTAGAGAGCTTGGGCCACAGAGACAGTCACAAAAGCCACCTGCAGCCTGAGAGCCACAGACTTGGGCACAGCACCGGACAGGTTTTGGGcaacccccagctcccccagttaCTCTAGCACTCGGCTACACCGCTGTTTGCCAACGGCACCGGGCTGGCCTCGGGGTACTGTCAGCTGTCCAGGGGTTCCACAGCTGGAGTGATGGAGAACAAACTCCAAGCTCCTAGGGACAGGCTGATCCCTACTACCACTGCAGCGGCTGGATGCTGAGCTAGGACAGTGCCAGTTTCTCCTCCCCAGAGCACGGGTGGACGTTTAGAGGCTGTTACAGGAGCTGACAACCTACAGATTGGCCTAAGAAGAGAGACTGCTGTGAGGCTGGAGTCTTCCAGAAGTATTGCCCATGCCAGCTTCCCCCTTCCACACCACACTGCTTTACTGGCAGCAGTACCACAACCCCCAGGAGAGATGCTTACTCTTAACAGCTCACACGGGCCTCATTAGGGATTAACgaccccacctccacccccccagCAGCGCAAGCGAACCAGGTTTTCACCTACGTGTCGTCTGTGTCTATGGACtccccccgggcagccccacCCTGGATGGACTCCATGGCCGTGGAGTAAAGTGCCTTCTGCCCCACAGGACGCTTCTCATCAGACGTGCTGTGGGCTCCCTCAGACTGCCGCTCCCGTTCTTGCTGGTCTATGTTATGAACCCCAAGCAGGAGGCTGTAGTCCatgattttaaaactttccaACACCTATAGGTTAGCATTGAGTTTaagaacaaagacaaaacatcAGGCCAGCAGCTCAAATACAGCACAGACCCCAAAGCACGGAACAGCCCGTCCACATTCCCATTAACAACTCCTTTGCCAGAGCCTGAACGTTTGTTTCTGAACCAACAGTCATCTCTGGACTTGACTGCATAGAGTTTGGCCATCCCACAGTCAACCCAAAGGGCTGAAGGCTTGCAAATAACACTGTTGTACCAGGTAGCTGCTGCATACTGCATAGGAAAAATGTATTCGGTCCCAACAGACCAGCGACAAGTGGAGCAGGCTGCCACAATTTGATGCACCAGAGGCTGTCTGGAGACCTAACTCCACTGCTTGGCTTTCAGGAAAAAGGGCAGCGGAAGGGATTTATCCTGCTTTGGGGTTAGCAGATTAGCAAAGCTCTCAAACATTTGCTCTTCCTCATGCTCAAGAGCCACAGAACTTCATTAACTTGCTCCCCAAGCTGCCCCGCTCCTTACCAGACAGTCTCGTTGCAACGTTTTCACCAATGCACTGAAGGTATCTGCATCCAACATCAGGCCCTCGGGCATGTCTTGTATGAAATCTAGATCCTTGTACGTAGGGCtggacttttctttttccttcttggaTGCCCGGCGTTTATAGGTTGAGCCTTTCAGGTCAAATTTCAGGTGCATTTTCACCACGCGAGGCAGAATGTTGTTCATCACAACCACACGGATGTTTTTGCCCCCTGATTGCACACAGTACAGTCCATAAAACTTTGGCAGCAGTGTCCGTGGGTTCTGGTTCAGATTCTGGGTTGGAAAAAAGCACGGGGAAAGGTCATTTTGGCAGAAGAATCTTGCTGCGTTCAACACAAAGCATGTTAACAGACCTTGGAACAGACTAGGGATTCTTCACATACAGATTTTCTGGATTTTACGTGAAAGCTTACTGTACACGTTTGACAAACTCTGACATCTCAATGGCTTTAGGATCTGAAAATACCACTATGCCTTGAATACAGGGAATGAGACGTTCAGCACTCTCTGGGCAAATAACCAAGTCTGGAAATTCCCCACTTTCCCCAGCAACAGCAGCTAAAAATGGGAAACcaaacaggaagagaaataaacacAATGAGTGGGAACTTCAAGTTTAAGAATAACAGCTATCTTCATCTCTTCAGAAGCATCAGAAATCAAGAGCCGTTCTCTGGCCCAGAATAAACCAAGGacagggtatttttttaaacaaaacaacataaattttctcctccttttgcagagctgctttatAAAACACAGTTGGCCAGAGAGCACGGATATCCTGCTCTGCTGTCATGGCCTTTTTTTAGGCAGCGGTATGATTAGGAATGACATGACAGGCATGATTCGCTTGTTCAGCTTTGGGAAAgtctggaaggaaacagaacatCTCTGCACGCtacaaaagaaaggacagaCCCGACAGATTCTCTGACAGACGGCAGAAGCATGATTGTATTAAAATTTCATGCCCCTTCTCATCTCACCTAACCAGGCACACGAGCGAGCCCTCTTTGGGAGTGCACCGCTCAACGTGGTACCAGCTAAAAGCAATGGAGGCAGGGCAAGACCGAACACTAACAGCACTTGCCCAGCTTTAAAGTAACTCAGGATGAAACCACTCTGCTTCCTTTCCACTGACTCCTTTTACCCTGGGTGGGTTTCCCAAGAACAGCGGAGAGATCCTGTGTTAGCACCACAAGAACCCACAAACACTGGAAAGCTACAACAAGTAGTACATAACTCTGCTCCAGACAGGTAAGTTCAGTTTAATTCGTTACACCGATTCCTAGCCAGGACAACGGTACAATTCAGGACAATGGTGCAACTCCCATTCCAAAATTCCCCCAATGTCCATTCAAAACCCTCTACTTGATTTACTATATACATCAGACAACACTTTCCAAGAAAGCTCATCCCATCCAGGAACTTGAGCATCACTTGCAAAAGCAAGCGACCGGCTGTCAGTTGTATAGACACCCAAGACCTTGTCCTGCTTTGGCAATTTTTCCCCAGTAAATACTGAGCAAGGCAAGTGTTTTCATAGAAACAGTGTACGATCACATAAATCCActgtgacacacacacagacgaGGCAGCACTAGCGTTCCTCGCAACCACCTTCTCCTCGGTCGGTGCCCTCATCTGCGGAGCTGGACCCTTCCCCACAGTTACACAGGGAGACAGCTCCTGGTTTATGTGCCACAAGATCAGGTTTGGTTCCCGTTTACTGCTCATCACCACGTGCAAGTCCTCTGGGTCTCGATACATTGCCTTGCTAGGCTAGAGATTTAGGCAACAACGATCTGCAGCAGACTGGATGTGCAAAGCTGGCTGATCCCGTGGGAGTTTTAGCTTGGTACTGCAGCCAGTgagagccagcagctgccttcagAGCAACTCTGTCGACACAGCAGGCATGGGAGATGGCCAGGGACGGCAGTGGTTTCCCCACAAAACCACGGTGGTTGCGTCCCTGCAACCAACAGCCATCCTCAAAGCCAGGCTGAGGCAGATGTGTGGTGCCAAGGAAAGAATGAACTAGTGCTCGGAAAAGGACACTCAGAAACACACATCTAAGAAGCCATTTTCAGGCCAGAACATGCCTAGAAGCTGTGGCACAATTACCTGCCTCAAGTTTACCCACAGAGTTTGCAACCAGTCGGCAGGGTTTGTGCTCCTGGGACC
This window contains:
- the PIP5K1C gene encoding phosphatidylinositol 4-phosphate 5-kinase type-1 gamma isoform X1; its protein translation is MELEVPEEAEGSAVAGAGAITPEAGVGGLDAAGGLAPKKAAITEGPSLPGQPGQGKKIGHRGVDASGETTYKKTTSSTLKGAIQLGIGYTVGNLSSKPERDVLMQDFYVVESIFFPSEGSNLTPAHHYADFRFKTYAPVAFRYFRELFGIRPDDYLYSLCNEPLIELSNPGASGSLFYVTSDDEFIIKTVMHKEAEFLQKLLPGYYMNLNQNPRTLLPKFYGLYCVQSGGKNIRVVVMNNILPRVVKMHLKFDLKGSTYKRRASKKEKEKSSPTYKDLDFIQDMPEGLMLDADTFSALVKTLQRDCLVLESFKIMDYSLLLGVHNIDQQERERQSEGAHSTSDEKRPVGQKALYSTAMESIQGGAARGESIDTDDTMGGIPAVNGKGERLLLHVGIIDILQSYRFIKKLEHTWKALVHDGDTVSVHRPSFYAERFFKFMTNTVFRKNSSLKSSPSKKGRSALLAVKTAGPTAAFSASQLPSEKDDTQYDLRAARSYPTLDDEGAKLNQDRGEAGRPDLLPCTPPSFEEATTASIATTLSSTSLSVPERSPSETSEQPRYRRRTHSSGQDGSLRAVLLVSRSHEEVRVEEELQQISVELEPKCDVEIVAPEDDKEEAASSACAIVTSTATVEVETASQASEPASQASDEDDVPVTDIYFFTDGRYWIYSPRQRRLRSTSLSSGIPTDERSWVYSPLHYSAQLHSVSDEESDT
- the PIP5K1C gene encoding phosphatidylinositol 4-phosphate 5-kinase type-1 gamma isoform X8, whose protein sequence is MELEVPEEAEGSAVAGAGAITPEAGVGGLDAAGGLAPKKAAITEGPSLPGQPGQGKKIGHRGVDASGETTYKKTTSSTLKGAIQLGIGYTVGNLSSKPERDVLMQDFYVVESIFFPSEGSNLTPAHHYADFRFKTYAPVAFRYFRELFGIRPDDYLYSLCNEPLIELSNPGASGSLFYVTSDDEFIIKTVMHKEAEFLQKLLPGYYMNLNQNPRTLLPKFYGLYCVQSGGKNIRVVVMNNILPRVVKMHLKFDLKGSTYKRRASKKEKEKSSPTYKDLDFIQDMPEGLMLDADTFSALVKTLQRDCLVLESFKIMDYSLLLGVHNIDQQERERQSEGAHSTSDEKRPVGQKALYSTAMESIQGGAARGESIDTDDTMGGIPAVNGKGERLLLHVGIIDILQSYRFIKKLEHTWKALVHDGDTVSVHRPSFYAERFFKFMTNTVFRKNSSLKSSPSKKGRSALLAVKTAGPTAAFSASQLPSEKDDTQYDLRAARSYPTLDDEGAKLNQDRGEAGRPDLLPCTPPSFEEATTASIATTLSSTSLSVPERSPSETSEQPRYRRRTHSSGQDGSLRAVLLVSRSHEEVRVEEELQQISVELEPKCDVEIVAPEDDKEEAASSACAIVTSTATVEVETASQASEPASQASDEDDVPVTDIYFADALGDAVAI
- the PIP5K1C gene encoding phosphatidylinositol 4-phosphate 5-kinase type-1 gamma isoform X5 — protein: MELEVPEEAEGSAVAGAGAITPEAGVGGLDAAGGLAPKKAAITEGPSLPGQPGQGKKIGHRGVDASGETTYKKTTSSTLKGAIQLGIGYTVGNLSSKPERDVLMQDFYVVESIFFPSEGSNLTPAHHYADFRFKTYAPVAFRYFRELFGIRPDDYLYSLCNEPLIELSNPGASGSLFYVTSDDEFIIKTVMHKEAEFLQKLLPGYYMNLNQNPRTLLPKFYGLYCVQSGGKNIRVVVMNNILPRVVKMHLKFDLKGSTYKRRASKKEKEKSSPTYKDLDFIQDMPEGLMLDADTFSALVKTLQRDCLVLESFKIMDYSLLLGVHNIDQQERERQSEGAHSTSDEKRPVGQKALYSTAMESIQGGAARGESIDTDDTMGGIPAVNGKGERLLLHVGIIDILQSYRFIKKLEHTWKALVHDGDTVSVHRPSFYAERFFKFMTNTVFRKNSSLKSSPSKKGRSALLAVKTAGPTAAFSASQLPSEKDDTQYDLRAARSYPTLDDEGRPDLLPCTPPSFEEATTASIATTLSSTSLSVPERSPSETSEQPRYRRRTHSSGQDGRSHEEVRVEEELQQISVELEPKCDVEIVAPEDDKEEAASSACAIVTSTATVEVETASQASEPASQASDEDDVPVTDIYFFTDGRYWIYSPRQRRLRSTSLSSGIPTDERSWVYSPLHYSAQLHSVSDEESDT
- the PIP5K1C gene encoding phosphatidylinositol 4-phosphate 5-kinase type-1 gamma isoform X9; translated protein: MELEVPEEAEGSAVAGAGAITPEAGVGGLDAAGGLAPKKAAITEGPSLPGQPGQGKKIGHRGVDASGETTYKKTTSSTLKGAIQLGIGYTVGNLSSKPERDVLMQDFYVVESIFFPSEGSNLTPAHHYADFRFKTYAPVAFRYFRELFGIRPDDYLYSLCNEPLIELSNPGASGSLFYVTSDDEFIIKTVMHKEAEFLQKLLPGYYMNLNQNPRTLLPKFYGLYCVQSGGKNIRVVVMNNILPRVVKMHLKFDLKGSTYKRRASKKEKEKSSPTYKDLDFIQDMPEGLMLDADTFSALVKTLQRDCLVLESFKIMDYSLLLGVHNIDQQERERQSEGAHSTSDEKRPVGQKALYSTAMESIQGGAARGESIDTDDTMGGIPAVNGKGERLLLHVGIIDILQSYRFIKKLEHTWKALVHDGDTVSVHRPSFYAERFFKFMTNTVFRKNSSLKSSPSKKGRSALLAVKTAGPTAAFSASQLPSEKDDTQYDLRAARSYPTLDDEGRPDLLPCTPPSFEEATTASIATTLSSTSLSVPERSPSETSEQPRYRRRTHSSGQDGRSHEEVRVEEELQQISVELEPKCDVEIVAPEDDKEEAASSACAIVTSTATVEVETASQASEPASQASDEDDVPVTDIYFPTDERSWVYSPLHYSAQLHSVSDEESDT
- the PIP5K1C gene encoding phosphatidylinositol 4-phosphate 5-kinase type-1 gamma isoform X13, producing the protein MELEVPEEAEGSAVAGAGAITPEAGVGGLDAAGGLAPKKAAITEGPSLPGQPGQGKKIGHRGVDASGETTYKKTTSSTLKGAIQLGIGYTVGNLSSKPERDVLMQDFYVVESIFFPSEGSNLTPAHHYADFRFKTYAPVAFRYFRELFGIRPDDYLYSLCNEPLIELSNPGASGSLFYVTSDDEFIIKTVMHKEAEFLQKLLPGYYMNLNQNPRTLLPKFYGLYCVQSGGKNIRVVVMNNILPRVVKMHLKFDLKGSTYKRRASKKEKEKSSPTYKDLDFIQDMPEGLMLDADTFSALVKTLQRDCLVLESFKIMDYSLLLGVHNIDQQERERQSEGAHSTSDEKRPVGQKALYSTAMESIQGGAARGESIDTDDTMGGIPAVNGKGERLLLHVGIIDILQSYRFIKKLEHTWKALVHDGDTVSVHRPSFYAERFFKFMTNTVFRKNSSLKSSPSKKGRSALLAVKTAGPTAAFSASQLPSEKDDTQYDLRAARSYPTLDDEGRPDLLPCTPPSFEEATTASIATTLSSTSLSVPERSPSETSEQPRYRRRTHSSGQDGRSHEEVRVEEELQQISVELEPKCDVEIVAPEDDKEEAASSACAIVTSTATVEVETASQASEPASQASDEDDVPVTDIYF